A genomic region of Arachis stenosperma cultivar V10309 chromosome 9, arast.V10309.gnm1.PFL2, whole genome shotgun sequence contains the following coding sequences:
- the LOC130948108 gene encoding 17.4 kDa class III heat shock protein gives MASIVDSFDLFSLPETVEKMLFPSSHHSHDHTREGRVVSNIPVDILDNPKEYVFFMDVPGLSKSEIQVTVEDENALVIRSNGKRKREDGDGEGCKYLRLERRAPHKLQRKFRLPENANPSAITAKCENGVLTVTVEKHPPPPKSKTVEIAIA, from the exons ATGGCGAGTATTGTTGACTCGTTCGATCTGTTCAGTTTACCAGAGACAGTGGAAAAAATGTTGTTCCCTTCTTCTCATCATAGCCATGACCACACTCGAGAGGGCAGAGTAGTTTCAAACATTCCAGTGGATATTTTGGACAATCCCAAAGAGTATGTGTTCTTCATGGATGTTCCGGGTCTCTCCAAATCTGAAATTCAG GTAACCGTGGAAGATGAGAACGCACTTGTTATTAGGAGCAACGGGAAAAGGAAACGTGAAGACGGTGACGGCGAAGGCTGCAAGTACCTGAGGCTGGAGAGGAGAGCACCACACAAATTGCAAAGGAAGTTTCGTCTGCCTGAGAACGCTAACCCCTCCGCTATCACAGCCAAGTGTGAGAACGGGGTTCTTACTGTTACTGTTGAGAAACACCCTCCACCACCGAAATCTAAAACAGTTGAAATTGCCATTGCTTGA
- the LOC130948107 gene encoding protein SLOW WALKER 2 codes for MSKSNSKNKKLSKEPQDLELIKSDVASFASSLGLSTSQSYSGFNDVDFRKPNKAPKKDKKQRETATKPLQQNNQVPSTKETSRSNGHHDKANPKPKPPVLSLEDGNKERGFNRFKNLPKLPLVKASALGVWFEDAAELEAKVVGEGKKVEVKDLEEWRGFVEKKRELGERLMVQYAQDYELTRGQSSDIKMLVSTQRSGTAADKVSAFSVLVGDNPVANLRSIDALLGMVTSKVGKRHALTGFEALQELFIASLLPDRKLKTLIQRPLNHVPETKDGYSLLLFWYWEECLKQRYERFVVALEEASRDMLPALKNKALKSIYMLLSRKSEQECKLLSALVNKLGDPDNRAASNADYHLSNLLSDHPNMKAVVIDEVDTFLFRPHLGPRSQYHAVNFLSQIRLTNRGDGPKVAKRLIDVYFALFKVLISSASSNQKLDKSSKANPKEQKSKSTPESHAELDSRLLSALLTGVNRAFPYVSSTEVDDIVDVQTPILFRLVHSKNFNVGVQALMLLDKITSKNQIASDRFYRALYSKLLLPAAMNTSKAEMFVGLLLRAMKRDVNLKRVAAFSKRLLQVALQMPPQYACACLFLLSELLKARPPLWNMVLQNESIDDELEHFEDVIEEIDNEPSTVSKKQADNITLVQNGDDENNDSDSSEGKDDLPASSEDDDDSDGASEEDADFFLAKDEPSIKKPKSASKNKSKSASDDEGQQSKVSAKKSLLPGGYDPRHREPSYCNADRVSWWELMVLASHAHPSVSTMARTLLSGANVVYNGNPLSDLNLSAFLDKFMEKKPKQSSWHGGSQIEPTKQMDINNHLIGKEILSLAEEDVPPEDLVFHKFYTNKMSSKPKKKKKKSADDEDADFFDDDEEVEGGDESDNEEIENLLDTAEPDSYDYDDLDNVAKEEDDDLIGDADIASDMSGGEDDVIDDDVGEADYAIDDDDDDIKIGDIDDGSDIDFDEDEDEVDKRKQKRKRKSEKASPFASYEEYEHLMEEDGDESHRTREKPAGKKHKSKKSKK; via the exons ATGTCGAAGTCCAATTCCAAGAACAAGAAGCTCTCCAAGGAGCCACAGGACTTAGAACTCATCAAATCCGACGTAGCCTCATTCGCCTCTTCCCTTGGCTTGTCCACTTCCCAATCCTATTCCGGTTTCAACGACGTTGATTTCCGCAAGCCAAACAAGGCCCCAAAGAAGGATAAGAAGCAACGCGAAACCGCCACCAAACCACTGCAGCAGAACAACCAAGTACCGAGCACCAAGGAAACAAGTAGAAGCAATGGCCACCATGACAAGGCAAACCCGAAACCCAAACCCCCGGTTTTGTCACTGGAAGACGGGAACAAGGAGAGAGGGTTCAACAGGTTCAAGAACCTTCCGAAGCTTCCTCTGGTGAAGGCGAGTGCGTTGGGAGTGTGGTTCGAGGACGCTGCTGAGCTGGAAGCGAAGGTGGTTGGGGAAGGGAAGAAGGTGGAGGTGAAGGATTTGGAAGAGTGGCGGGGGTTTgtggagaagaagagagaattGGGTGAGAGGTTGATGGTGCAGTACGCGCAGGACTATGAGTTGACGAGAGGGCAGAGCAGTGATATCAAGATGCTGGTGTCTACACAGAGGTCTGGAACTGCTGCGGACAAGGTCTCTGCTTTCTCTGTGTTAGTTGGAGACAACCCTGTTGCAAACCTCCGCTCAATTGATGCACTTTTAG GAATGGTGACATCCAAGGTTGGGAAGCGCCATGCTTTGACAGGGTTTGAAGCACTTCAAGAATTATTCATTGCGAG CTTATTACCGGATCGAAAATTGAAGACCTTGATACAGCGGCCATTAAATCATGTTCCTGAAACCAAAGATGGATATTCCCTTCTACTGTTCTGGTATTGGGAGGAATGTTTGAAGCAGAG ATATGAAAGATTTGTTGTTGCACTTGAAGAAGCATCACGAGACATGCTACCGGCTCTTAAAAACAAGGCACTAAAG AGCATATATATGCTGTTGAGTAGGAAGTCAGAGCAAGAGTGCAAACTACTTTCTGCTCTTGTTAATAAA CTTGGGGATCCGGATAATAGGGCCGCATCCAATGCTGACTATCACTTGTCAAACCTGTTGTCTGACCACCCAAATATGAAG GCCGTGGTTATTGACGAGGTGGATACTTTTCTCTTTCGGCCCCATTTAGGACCACGTTCACAGTACCATGCT GTTAACTTCTTAAGCCAAATCCGTCTAacaaatagaggagatggaccAAAAGTGGCAAAACGTCTAATAGATGTTTATTTTGCGCTGTTTAAG GTATTAATCTCAAGTGCAAGCAGCAATCAAAAGCTTGATAAAAGCAGCAAGGCAAATCCAAAAGAGCAAAAATCAAAAAGTACACCTGAATCACATGCTGAGTTGGACTCCCGGCTTCTTTCAGCACTCCTAACT GGAGTGAATAGGGCATTTCCTTATGTATCAAGCACTGAAGTTGATGACATTGTTGATGTTCAAACCCCAATTCTTTTCCGGTTG gttcattcaaaaaattttaacgTAGGAGTTCAAGCACTGATGCTTCTCGATAAAATCACATCCAAGAATCAGATAGCCAGTGATCGATTTTACCGTGCATTGTACTCTAAACTTCTGCTTCCAGCTGCCATGAATACATCCAAG GCAGAAATGTTTGTTGGACTTCTTCTAAGAGCAATGAAAAGAGATGTAAATTTAAAGCGTGTGGCTGCCTTTTCTAAACGTCTATTGCAG GTTGCACTTCAGATGCCACCGCAATATGCCTGTGCATGCCTTTTTCTTCTGTCCGAACTCCTTAAAGCCAGACCACCTCTATG GAACATGGTGTTGCAGAATGAATCTATTGATGACGAACTTGAACACTTTGAAGATGTTATAGAAGAAATTGATAATGAACCTAGCACCGTATCAAAAAAACAAGCTGATAATATTACCCTTGTTCAGAATGGAGATGATGAAAATAATGATAGTGATTCTTCAGAAGGCAAAGACGATCTTCCAGCATCTTCTGAGGACGACGATGATTCAGATGGTGCTTCAGAGGAGGATGCAGATTTTTTTCTTGCGAAGGATGAACCGAGTATCAAAAAACCGAAGTCTGCATccaaaaataaatcaaaatctGCATCTGATGATGAAGGACAGCAATCTAAGGTATCTGCCAAGAAGTCTTTACTGCCTGGAGGCTATGACCCACGACACCGAGAACCTTCTTATTG CAATGCAGACCGGGTAAGTTGGTGGGAGTTAATGGTACTTGCTTCGCACGCACACCCTTCAGTTTCCACCATGGCCAGAACTCTTCTTTCCGGGGCAAACGTTGTCTACAATGGAAACCCATTAAGTGACCTAAATCTCTCAGCTTTCCTTGACAAATTCATGGAGAAGAAACCGAAACAGAGCTCATGGCATGGTGGTTCCCAGATTGAACCTACTAAACAG ATGGACATTAACAACCACTTGATTGGCAAAGAAATTCTTTCACTCGCCGAAGAAGATGTGCCCCCAGAAGATCTCGTCTTCCACAAATTCTATACAAACAAAATGAGCTCTAAaccgaagaagaagaaaaagaagtcaGCTGATGATGAGGATGCTGACTTCTTTGACGATGACGAGGAGGTTGAAGGTGGGGATGAGAGCGATAATGAAGAGATCGAGAATCTCTTGGATACTGCTGAACCGGACAGTTATGATTATGATGATTTAGACAATGTCGCTAAAGAGGAAGACGATGACTTGATTGGTGATGCCGATATAGCGTCGGATATGTCAGGAGGAGAGGACGACGTCATTGATGATGATGTCGGAGAGGCTGATTATGCCATTGATGACGACGACGACGACATTAAGATTGGAGATATTGACGATGGCTCGGATATTGATtttgatgaggatgaagatgaagtcgacaaaagaaaacaaaaacgaAAACGCAAGAGTGAAAAGGCATCTCCATTTGCAAGTTACGAAGAGTATGAGCATCTAATGGAAGAGGATGGTGACGAGAGTCATAGGACACGGGAAAAACCCGCCGGAAAAAAACACAAGTCCAAAAAGAGTAAAAAATAG